A part of Oncorhynchus masou masou isolate Uvic2021 chromosome 30, UVic_Omas_1.1, whole genome shotgun sequence genomic DNA contains:
- the LOC135521980 gene encoding mitochondrial import receptor subunit TOM40 homolog produces MGSVLAASSPAPPPAPGSGVVQGAPGLVSVPPGFSMPSVPPPSVPGQPAGETGSPLPNPGTYEECHRKCKEVFPIQMEGVRLVVNKGLSNHFQVSHTVTLSTLAESGYRFGATYVGTQQTGPAESFPVMVGDMDNTGSLNAQVIHQLTSAVRSKIAIQTQQHKFVNWQCDLEYRGDDFTSAVTLGNPDVLLGSGIIVAHYLQSISPALALGGELVYHRRPGEEGAVTSLMGRYTGNNYVATLTLGGAGAHATYYHRANDQLQLGVEFEGSMRTQETAVSFGYQLDLPKANLLFKGSVDSNWVVGAVLEKKLLPLPLSLALGAFLNQKKNTFQCGFNVTVG; encoded by the exons ATGGGCAGTGTGTTGGCTGCCAGCTCCCCCGCTCCCCCCCCTGCCCCAGGCAGTGGTGTTGTCCAGGGGGCCCCTGGGTTGGTGTCAGTCCCCCCAGGGTTCTCCATGCCCTCCGTCCCTCCCCCCTCTGTCCCCGGACAGCCAGCAGGGGAGACGGGGAGCCCCCTCCCCAACCCTGGTACCTATGAGGAGTGTCATCGCAAGTGCAAAG AGGTGTTCCCCATCCAGATGGAAGGAGTGCGACTGGTGGTCAACAAGGGCCTGAGTAATCACTTCCAG GTCAGTCATACAGTTACTCTAAGCACCTTGGCTGAATCTGGCTACCGGTTTGGTGCCACCTACGTGGGCACTCAACAGACAGGACCTGCTGAG TCCTTCCCAGTCATGGTGGGAGACATGGACAACACCGGTAGTCTGAACGCCCAGGTTATCCACCAGCTCACCAGCGCCGTGCGCTCCAAAATAGCCATCCAG ACTCAGCAGCACAAGTTTGTGAACTGGCAGTGTGACCTGGAGTACCGCGGTGACGACTTCACTTCTGCTGTTACCCTGGGCAACCCAGACGTCCTCCTCGGCTCTG GTATTATCGTGGCTCACTACCTCCAGTCCATCAGTCCAGCCCTGGCGTTGGGAGGAGAGCTGGTTTACCACCGGAGGcctggagaggagggagcagtCACCTCCCTAATGGGCAGATACACAG GCAATAATTATGTTGCCACATTGACTCTAGGAGGTGCCGGTGCTCATGCAACATACTACCACAGAGCCAATGACCAG CTGCAGCTGGGGGTGGAGTTTGAGGGCAGCATGCGGACGCAGGAGACCGCAGTATCGTTTGGGTACCAGCTGGACCTCCCTAAAGCCAACCTGCTCTTTAAAG gTTCGGTAGACAGTAACTGGGTGGTGGGGGCGGTCCTGGAGAAGAAGCTGCtgcccctgcctctctccttggCCCTGGGAGCCTTCCTTAACCAAAAGAAGAACACGTTCCAGTGTGGCTTCAACGTCACCGTTGGCTAG